Proteins encoded by one window of Erythrobacter sp.:
- a CDS encoding pilus assembly protein — translation MTVVEFALLAPVLLVTMMGLFDFSYNIYAESMIEGAVQKAARDSTIEQFANNPAALDTKVREAVQKVVPSSNVTFTRSAYRNYSDMGRAEEFTDTNGDGVCNNNETFVDLNSNGFWDSTRARDAANSARDAVLYEVNASYDRAFPLAGLLGFDDTVNVSARTVLRNQPFNMTEETFTTGNCA, via the coding sequence GTGACAGTCGTCGAGTTCGCGCTGCTGGCCCCGGTGCTGCTGGTGACGATGATGGGTTTGTTCGATTTTTCGTACAACATCTACGCGGAATCGATGATTGAAGGAGCGGTGCAAAAGGCCGCGCGCGATTCCACTATCGAACAATTCGCAAACAACCCCGCTGCCTTGGATACCAAGGTGCGTGAAGCCGTGCAGAAGGTCGTGCCTTCGTCCAATGTCACTTTCACCCGCTCCGCCTATCGCAATTATTCCGACATGGGCCGCGCGGAGGAGTTCACCGACACCAATGGTGACGGGGTTTGCAACAACAACGAGACATTCGTCGATCTGAACAGCAACGGCTTCTGGGATAGCACCCGCGCTCGTGACGCCGCCAACAGCGCGCGCGATGCAGTGCTCTACGAAGTGAATGCCAGCTATGATCGCGCTTTTCCGCTGGCGGGATTGCTGGGCTTCGATGACACTGTGAACGTCAGCGCCCGAACCGTGCTGCGCAACCAGCCGTTCAACATGACCGAGGAAACCTTCACGACGGGAAACTGCGCATGA
- a CDS encoding pilus assembly protein: protein MIRALSRVTQFRRNDDGSMAIETAFVAPILLVLALGGFEVSSMVARQTELQSAAAEAASVVRAVAPETPEEMTTVRDIVVASTGLTNDHVTITPIFRCGVTSTYVTTADSCGSDVEYKFIQVDITDTYEPVWTKFGVTTGFDYNISRTVQIG, encoded by the coding sequence ATGATCCGCGCCCTCTCCCGGGTCACGCAGTTCCGTCGCAACGACGACGGATCGATGGCCATCGAAACTGCTTTCGTCGCGCCGATCCTGCTGGTGCTGGCGCTCGGCGGCTTCGAAGTCAGTTCGATGGTTGCCCGGCAGACGGAATTGCAGAGCGCCGCTGCGGAGGCCGCATCCGTGGTCCGCGCGGTCGCTCCGGAAACGCCCGAAGAAATGACGACAGTGCGCGACATCGTCGTCGCTTCCACCGGATTAACGAACGATCACGTGACAATCACGCCAATATTTCGCTGCGGCGTCACATCGACCTATGTCACCACTGCAGACAGTTGCGGTTCGGATGTCGAGTACAAGTTCATCCAGGTCGACATAACCGACACATACGAACCTGTCTGGACCAAGTTCGGTGTCACAACCGGGTTCGATTACAACATCAGCCGCACCGTACAGATCGGATAG
- a CDS encoding winged helix-turn-helix transcriptional regulator, giving the protein MAARGAKQAAKRDDWRGLLNTHARAVYRDGGKGVKALADDGTRKQLNGMLGPMAEEALRIVEAFAVGARSRDGEAGDTEIPPEFETRLAIILNGLAPEAEQQRQGDAAPGNVIQQDLWQLLYKVRESAELSYAREIDLVELDRRILFLLRTAGPLVPADISGAVGVDKAQVSRSVKRLLEFRMVDRDQIRAPIRLTRKGTTLSDRLLRLAELRNRELTFDIGDSELADFYAVIEKLLQRAVMLYDQERARGQGDAETANPFTPDPDYEPGSGQPVRVDRSRILSPLMTLSAYFSRSGALAFKRLTGLSNFESWVLNEIAMDAPIEWNNLVERLDRDHSQAGRTVRALMERGLVERSGKPGRRHGRFGPTTEGQRLFQIIQDASRQRSTFLMAPLSAREREQFLATFEKVRRNAVVQLERERTFDELGAQ; this is encoded by the coding sequence ATGGCAGCCAGGGGCGCAAAGCAGGCCGCGAAACGCGACGATTGGCGAGGCCTGCTCAATACCCACGCGCGGGCTGTCTATCGAGACGGTGGCAAGGGCGTAAAGGCGCTCGCCGATGACGGCACCCGCAAGCAGCTGAACGGCATGCTTGGCCCCATGGCGGAAGAAGCGTTGCGGATCGTCGAAGCCTTCGCCGTCGGTGCACGCTCCCGCGATGGTGAAGCGGGCGATACCGAAATTCCACCCGAGTTCGAAACCCGGCTGGCGATTATCCTCAACGGACTCGCCCCAGAAGCAGAACAGCAGCGGCAGGGCGATGCTGCGCCCGGTAACGTGATCCAGCAGGACCTATGGCAGCTCCTTTACAAGGTCCGTGAGAGCGCTGAGCTTTCTTACGCCCGCGAAATCGACCTCGTCGAACTCGACCGGCGCATCCTCTTCCTGTTGCGAACCGCCGGACCGCTGGTGCCGGCGGATATCTCGGGCGCGGTAGGAGTGGACAAGGCGCAGGTATCCCGCTCGGTCAAGCGCCTGCTCGAATTCCGCATGGTTGACCGTGACCAGATCCGGGCCCCGATCCGGCTGACGCGCAAAGGGACCACGCTCTCGGACCGGCTGCTGCGCCTGGCCGAATTGCGCAACCGCGAACTGACGTTCGACATCGGCGACAGCGAGCTGGCGGATTTCTACGCGGTGATCGAAAAGCTGCTCCAGCGTGCCGTCATGCTCTACGATCAGGAGCGCGCGCGCGGGCAAGGCGACGCCGAGACGGCGAATCCGTTCACTCCCGACCCCGATTACGAGCCTGGCAGCGGGCAGCCGGTCCGGGTTGATCGTTCACGCATCCTTTCGCCGCTTATGACGCTATCCGCATACTTTAGCCGCAGTGGAGCCTTGGCGTTCAAGCGCCTGACCGGGCTCAGCAATTTCGAAAGCTGGGTGCTCAACGAGATCGCCATGGACGCGCCGATCGAATGGAACAACCTGGTCGAGCGACTCGATCGCGATCACAGCCAGGCCGGGCGGACCGTTCGGGCGCTGATGGAGCGCGGACTGGTGGAACGCAGCGGCAAGCCGGGGCGGCGGCACGGGCGATTCGGCCCGACCACAGAGGGTCAGCGTCTGTTCCAGATCATCCAGGATGCCAGCCGCCAGCGCAGCACCTTCCTTATGGCGCCGCTTTCGGCGCGCGAGCGGGAACAATTCCTCGCTACCTTCGAGAAGGTGCGCCGCAATGCGGTGGTGCAGCTGGAGCGCGAGCGAACCTTCGACGAGCTGGGCGCGCAGTAA
- a CDS encoding pilus assembly protein, whose product MRHFLTRLRRDKAGVAAIEFALIGPAFIVMILGVLQVGMGLQSYNAMRNLSADVARYAMVQYQTGNALSNSQIRSWARNHAQGAPYLMNPDRLGVIIVDAPTQRVAGARELDITVTYRITSVLEFIDIEGPTLDFSRPIFLTV is encoded by the coding sequence ATGCGCCATTTCCTGACCCGTCTCCGCCGCGACAAAGCCGGTGTCGCCGCGATCGAATTCGCGCTGATCGGCCCCGCCTTCATCGTGATGATCCTGGGCGTACTCCAGGTGGGGATGGGGCTGCAAAGCTACAATGCGATGCGGAATCTGTCCGCTGATGTCGCACGCTATGCGATGGTGCAATACCAGACCGGCAATGCGCTTTCTAATTCGCAGATCCGCAGCTGGGCCCGCAATCACGCTCAGGGTGCGCCCTACCTGATGAACCCGGACCGGCTCGGCGTGATTATTGTCGACGCACCCACACAGCGAGTTGCCGGAGCGCGTGAACTCGACATTACCGTGACGTACCGGATCACCAGCGTGCTCGAATTCATCGATATCGAAGGCCCTACACTCGATTTCAGTCGTCCGATTTTCCTGACAGTGTGA
- the pdhA gene encoding pyruvate dehydrogenase (acetyl-transferring) E1 component subunit alpha, with translation MAKAATSSSAKSKQTSKSAQEDADSFALRSLQAKIEEQERYSASDEQLMHFYEQMLLIRRFEEKAGQLYGLGLIGGFCHLYIGQEAVAIGLQSALDNDRDSVITGYRDHGHMLAYGIDPKVIMAELTGRAAGISKGKGGSMHMFSTEHKFYGGHGIVGAQVSLGGGLAFAHKYNEDGGLCLAYFGDGAANQGQVYETMNMAALWKLPMVFVVENNQYAMGTAVGRSSAETEFYRRGTAFRIPGMDVDGMDVLAVRQAAEVAFAHVREGNGPVLMECNTYRYRGHSMSDPAKYRTREEVQGQRENNDPIERVKKDLAAAGIGEDKLKEIDKDIRAVVAEAADFAESSPEPDASELYTDVLVGRY, from the coding sequence TTGGCCAAAGCCGCTACTTCAAGTTCAGCGAAAAGCAAGCAGACGAGCAAGTCTGCTCAAGAGGACGCGGACAGTTTCGCGCTGCGCAGCCTGCAGGCCAAGATTGAAGAGCAGGAGCGGTATTCCGCCAGCGACGAACAGCTGATGCATTTCTACGAGCAGATGCTGCTCATTCGTCGCTTTGAAGAGAAGGCCGGGCAGCTTTACGGCCTTGGCCTGATCGGCGGCTTCTGCCACCTCTACATCGGCCAGGAAGCGGTGGCGATCGGGTTGCAATCGGCGCTCGACAATGATCGCGACAGTGTGATCACCGGCTATCGCGATCACGGCCACATGCTCGCCTACGGCATTGATCCCAAGGTCATCATGGCCGAACTGACGGGCCGCGCAGCGGGCATTTCCAAGGGCAAGGGCGGCTCGATGCACATGTTCAGCACCGAGCACAAATTCTACGGCGGCCATGGCATCGTCGGCGCGCAGGTGTCGCTTGGCGGCGGGCTCGCCTTCGCGCACAAGTACAACGAGGATGGCGGACTGTGCCTGGCCTACTTCGGCGATGGCGCGGCCAACCAGGGGCAGGTCTACGAAACGATGAACATGGCGGCGCTGTGGAAGCTGCCGATGGTGTTCGTGGTGGAGAACAACCAGTATGCGATGGGCACCGCCGTGGGCCGGTCCTCCGCAGAAACCGAATTCTATCGGCGGGGCACAGCTTTCCGCATTCCCGGCATGGATGTGGACGGGATGGACGTTCTCGCCGTGCGGCAGGCCGCCGAAGTCGCGTTTGCCCATGTCCGCGAAGGCAACGGCCCGGTACTGATGGAATGCAACACCTATCGGTATCGCGGGCACTCAATGTCCGACCCGGCCAAGTACCGCACGCGTGAAGAAGTGCAGGGCCAGCGCGAGAACAATGACCCGATCGAACGGGTAAAGAAAGATCTGGCCGCGGCCGGTATCGGCGAGGACAAGTTGAAGGAAATTGACAAGGATATCCGCGCAGTAGTGGCCGAAGCTGCCGACTTTGCCGAAAGTTCGCCCGAACCGGATGCGAGCGAACTCTACACCGATGTTCTGGTGGGGAGGTACTGA
- a CDS encoding VWA domain-containing protein, with product MSRLARDTSGNVLAMIAASLFPLLALLGGGIDMGRGYLAQSRLQQACDAGTLAARKRLGSSVAVDGVVPNDVVETGQRFFNLNFQDGAYGTENRSFEMALEENYSISGTARVDVPTTLMAVFGFDEVEVSVDCASILNFSDLDIMMVVDTTGSMRHTNPGDTLNRLDSVKQVIRDFYTQIDSNKAPNTEIRYGFVPYATNVNVGHLLEDDWVVDEWTYQSREQSNQVVVSHGTTYTRNWTYVSGTRTPWGTWITQSTYPATWNPATSWDQRGYYSCNGATPADTIVYTPTENGTEYNEVKTQPAAILSVQPMQMLENGKVFRSHVNGSICEVQYRMSTNYVQNYEEVTEVPALEYKWLYRPISRNVANWRTEQDGCIEERDTYRITDYDNVDFTRALDLDIDLVPTAGDPSTQWRPRYPEAIYVRSMQHNGSGSFTTAEVTTEQEFVDSGNWWFSDCPAPAQRLTEMTSASLDGYLATLQPFGATYHDIGMIWGGRLLSPTGLFAADNADEGGRTRSRHMIWLTDGQTEPFDLAYGAYGIDGLDQRRWLPGGSETLRQTIENRFSVVCEQVKNRNITVWVVAFGTTLNPIMEECGGPGRTFEASSAEELNDAFQEIARSMSELRVSS from the coding sequence ATGTCCCGTCTGGCGCGCGACACGTCGGGCAATGTGCTGGCGATGATCGCGGCTTCGCTGTTTCCACTTCTCGCCCTGCTTGGCGGCGGGATCGACATGGGCCGCGGGTATCTGGCGCAGAGCCGCCTGCAGCAGGCCTGCGACGCCGGCACTCTGGCGGCGCGCAAGCGGCTGGGGTCCAGCGTGGCGGTAGACGGCGTGGTTCCGAACGATGTGGTCGAAACCGGTCAGCGGTTCTTCAACCTCAACTTTCAGGACGGCGCTTACGGCACCGAAAACCGTAGCTTCGAGATGGCGCTGGAAGAAAACTATTCTATCAGCGGCACCGCCAGGGTCGATGTGCCCACCACACTGATGGCCGTCTTTGGCTTCGACGAGGTCGAAGTCTCGGTCGATTGCGCTTCGATCCTCAACTTCAGCGATCTCGACATCATGATGGTGGTCGATACCACCGGATCGATGCGGCACACCAATCCGGGTGATACGCTGAACCGGCTGGATTCAGTCAAACAGGTGATCCGCGATTTCTATACCCAGATCGACAGCAACAAGGCACCCAACACCGAAATCCGCTACGGCTTCGTGCCTTACGCCACCAACGTGAACGTCGGCCACCTGCTGGAAGACGACTGGGTGGTTGATGAATGGACGTACCAAAGCCGCGAACAATCGAACCAGGTCGTCGTTTCCCATGGAACGACCTATACGCGCAACTGGACCTATGTTTCGGGCACCCGCACCCCCTGGGGAACATGGATCACCCAGTCCACCTATCCCGCAACCTGGAATCCGGCCACCAGCTGGGACCAGCGCGGATACTATAGCTGCAACGGAGCGACCCCGGCCGACACGATCGTCTACACGCCAACGGAAAACGGCACCGAGTACAACGAGGTAAAGACCCAGCCTGCGGCGATCCTTTCGGTCCAGCCGATGCAGATGCTGGAGAACGGCAAGGTATTCCGTTCCCACGTGAACGGCAGCATCTGTGAAGTCCAGTACCGCATGTCGACCAACTATGTGCAGAATTACGAGGAAGTCACCGAAGTCCCTGCGCTGGAATACAAGTGGCTTTACCGTCCGATCTCCCGCAATGTCGCCAACTGGCGTACAGAGCAGGATGGCTGCATCGAGGAACGCGATACCTACCGGATTACAGATTACGACAACGTCGATTTCACCCGCGCGCTCGATCTCGATATCGATCTGGTGCCTACAGCGGGCGATCCTTCAACCCAGTGGCGGCCTCGCTATCCCGAAGCGATATATGTCCGCTCCATGCAGCACAACGGCAGCGGCTCATTCACGACCGCCGAGGTGACGACAGAGCAGGAATTTGTCGACAGCGGTAACTGGTGGTTCTCCGACTGCCCTGCCCCGGCCCAACGCCTGACAGAAATGACGAGCGCCAGTCTCGACGGTTATCTCGCTACGCTCCAGCCCTTTGGCGCCACCTACCACGACATCGGGATGATCTGGGGCGGACGCCTGCTTTCGCCGACCGGGCTGTTCGCCGCCGACAATGCCGATGAAGGCGGCCGCACCCGCAGCCGCCACATGATCTGGCTGACCGATGGACAAACGGAGCCATTCGATCTTGCTTACGGTGCCTATGGCATCGATGGCCTCGACCAGCGCCGCTGGCTGCCGGGCGGCAGCGAAACCCTGCGCCAGACCATAGAGAACCGCTTCAGCGTTGTCTGCGAGCAGGTAAAGAACCGCAACATTACCGTTTGGGTAGTGGCCTTCGGCACCACGCTCAACCCGATCATGGAGGAATGCGGCGGACCTGGAAGAACCTTCGAGGCTTCGAGCGCCGAAGAGCTGAACGACGCATTCCAGGAAATCGCCCGATCCATGAGCGAACTGCGGGTTTCAAGTTGA
- a CDS encoding pyruvate dehydrogenase complex E1 component subunit beta, whose translation MAIELKMPALSPTMEEGTLARWLVKEGDSVAAGDVLAEIETDKATMEFESIDEGTVGSILVAEGSENVKVGTVIAVLLGEGEDASDVEKPAAPAEKVDSQPGEGKDVGRDEDEPEITKPQPAAKVEDPAIPSGTNMVKLTLREALRDAMAEEMRRDQRVFVMGEEVAEYQGAYKVTQGLLDEFGPKRVIDTPITEYGFAGIGTGAAMGGLRPIVEFMTFNFAMQAIDHIINSAAKTNYMSGGQMRCPVVFRGPNGAASRVGAQHSQNYGPWYASVPGLIVIAPYDAQDAKGLLKSAIRSDDPVVFLENELIYGQTFELAQLDDHVLPIGKARIMREGSDVTIVSYSIAVGIALKAAEELAEQGIDAEVIDLRTLRPLDKEAILTSLAKTNRVVIAEEGWPTCSIASEIVAICMEDGFDHLDAPALRVCNEDVPLPYAANLEKLALIDKERVIAACRKVCYRD comes from the coding sequence ATGGCTATCGAACTGAAAATGCCTGCGCTTTCGCCTACCATGGAAGAAGGCACGCTGGCGCGCTGGCTGGTGAAGGAAGGCGACAGCGTTGCCGCCGGAGACGTGCTGGCCGAGATCGAAACCGACAAGGCGACGATGGAATTCGAAAGCATCGACGAAGGCACCGTAGGCAGCATTCTGGTGGCCGAGGGCAGCGAGAATGTGAAAGTCGGCACGGTGATTGCAGTGTTGCTGGGCGAGGGTGAGGATGCTTCCGACGTCGAGAAGCCTGCCGCGCCAGCAGAGAAGGTGGATAGCCAGCCGGGCGAAGGTAAGGACGTGGGTCGGGATGAGGACGAACCCGAAATAACCAAGCCCCAACCCGCCGCCAAGGTCGAAGACCCCGCCATCCCCTCCGGCACCAACATGGTCAAGCTGACCCTGCGCGAGGCCCTGCGCGATGCGATGGCCGAGGAAATGCGCCGCGACCAGCGGGTATTCGTGATGGGCGAGGAAGTCGCCGAGTATCAGGGCGCCTACAAGGTGACGCAGGGGTTGCTCGACGAATTCGGCCCCAAGCGGGTGATCGACACCCCGATCACCGAATACGGCTTTGCCGGGATCGGCACCGGTGCGGCGATGGGCGGCCTGCGGCCGATCGTGGAATTCATGACCTTCAATTTCGCCATGCAGGCGATCGATCACATCATCAATTCCGCCGCCAAGACGAATTACATGTCCGGCGGGCAGATGCGCTGCCCGGTAGTGTTCCGTGGCCCCAACGGTGCCGCCAGCCGCGTCGGCGCGCAGCACAGCCAGAACTACGGCCCGTGGTACGCCAGCGTCCCTGGCCTGATCGTAATTGCACCCTACGATGCGCAGGATGCCAAAGGCCTGCTGAAATCGGCTATCCGCAGCGACGATCCGGTAGTCTTCCTCGAAAACGAGTTGATCTACGGCCAGACTTTCGAACTGGCGCAGCTGGACGATCACGTGCTGCCCATCGGCAAGGCGCGGATCATGCGCGAGGGTTCGGATGTCACCATCGTCTCCTACTCGATCGCCGTCGGCATCGCGCTGAAGGCGGCAGAGGAGCTAGCCGAGCAGGGGATCGACGCCGAAGTGATCGACCTGCGCACCCTGCGCCCGCTCGACAAGGAAGCCATTCTCACCTCATTGGCCAAGACCAATCGGGTGGTGATCGCCGAAGAGGGTTGGCCGACCTGCTCGATTGCCTCAGAAATCGTGGCGATCTGCATGGAGGACGGCTTCGACCATCTCGATGCGCCGGCGCTGCGGGTGTGCAACGAGGATGTGCCGCTGCCCTATGCCGCCAATCTGGAAAAGCTGGCGCTGATCGACAAGGAACGCGTAATCGCCGCCTGCCGCAAGGTCTGCTACCGGGATTAG
- a CDS encoding septum formation initiator family protein — translation MNIRVTRREAVREKLVNGLALLVLVLIALLALMGPSGLLAWTDHAAKLEQYHARIATLEEERAVLANRVDLLHPDHVDPDLASELARRDLNVAHKDEFIYDLEPVR, via the coding sequence ATGAACATCAGGGTGACTCGGCGCGAAGCGGTGCGCGAAAAGTTGGTCAACGGGCTGGCACTCCTGGTGTTGGTGCTGATTGCCCTGTTGGCGCTGATGGGGCCGTCCGGCTTGCTTGCCTGGACCGATCACGCAGCCAAGCTGGAACAATATCATGCCCGCATCGCCACGCTTGAAGAAGAGCGCGCAGTGCTGGCGAACCGTGTCGATCTGCTGCACCCCGATCATGTCGATCCCGACCTTGCCAGCGAGCTTGCCCGTCGCGATCTGAATGTCGCACATAAGGACGAGTTCATCTACGATCTCGAACCTGTGCGGTAA
- the hppD gene encoding 4-hydroxyphenylpyruvate dioxygenase, whose translation MTDLFENPIGLDGFEFVEFCAPEKGVVEPVFKAMGFTHVADHRSKDVQLWRQGQINLILNYEPRSAAWFFAREHGPSACGMGFRVKDAAKAYAELLARGAEPVEVTTGPMELRIPAIRGIGGAIVYLIDRYEDENGNGLSIYDIDFVYRPGADRHPEGAGFKLIDHLTHNVYTGRMAYWADYYERLFNFREIRFFDIKGEYTGLTSKALTAPDGKIRIPLNEEGEGGKGQIEEFLREFNGEGIQHIALICDDLVAAWDRLKEFGVPFMTAPPATYYAMLDERLPGHGEDKQALQMRGILLDGKTVGEDGSGGQPRLLLQIFAQAQVGPVFFEFIQRKGDEGFGEGNFKALFESMERDQIERGALTVDEA comes from the coding sequence ATGACTGATCTCTTCGAAAACCCCATCGGCCTCGACGGCTTTGAATTTGTAGAATTCTGCGCACCGGAAAAGGGTGTTGTTGAGCCGGTATTCAAGGCGATGGGCTTTACCCACGTGGCGGACCACCGTTCCAAGGACGTTCAACTGTGGCGACAGGGGCAGATCAACCTGATCCTCAATTACGAACCGCGCAGCGCGGCATGGTTCTTCGCCCGCGAACACGGCCCTTCGGCCTGCGGCATGGGCTTCCGCGTCAAGGACGCGGCCAAAGCCTATGCCGAATTGCTGGCGCGCGGGGCCGAGCCGGTTGAAGTTACCACCGGCCCGATGGAGCTGCGCATTCCCGCCATTCGCGGGATCGGCGGCGCGATCGTCTATCTGATTGACCGCTACGAAGATGAAAACGGCAACGGTCTTTCGATCTACGACATCGATTTCGTCTACCGGCCCGGCGCGGACAGGCACCCCGAAGGCGCGGGCTTCAAGCTGATCGATCACCTGACCCACAACGTCTACACCGGACGCATGGCCTACTGGGCGGACTATTACGAAAGGCTGTTCAACTTCCGCGAGATCCGCTTCTTCGACATCAAGGGCGAATATACCGGCCTTACCAGCAAGGCACTGACCGCGCCGGACGGAAAGATCCGCATCCCGCTCAACGAGGAAGGCGAAGGCGGCAAGGGCCAGATCGAAGAATTCCTGCGGGAGTTCAACGGCGAGGGAATCCAGCATATTGCGCTGATCTGTGACGACCTCGTGGCAGCCTGGGATCGCCTGAAGGAGTTTGGCGTGCCGTTCATGACCGCCCCGCCCGCCACCTATTACGCCATGCTCGACGAACGCCTGCCCGGCCACGGCGAGGACAAGCAGGCGCTGCAGATGCGCGGCATCCTGCTCGACGGCAAGACTGTTGGTGAGGATGGCTCAGGCGGCCAGCCCCGCCTTTTGCTGCAAATCTTTGCGCAGGCGCAGGTTGGGCCGGTGTTTTTCGAATTCATCCAGCGCAAGGGCGACGAAGGCTTTGGCGAGGGTAATTTCAAGGCGCTGTTCGAGAGCATGGAGCGCGACCAGATCGAGCGCGGGGCGCTGACGGTGGACGAGGCCTGA